The following proteins come from a genomic window of Eulemur rufifrons isolate Redbay chromosome 24, OSU_ERuf_1, whole genome shotgun sequence:
- the CADM4 gene encoding cell adhesion molecule 4, which produces MGRARRFQWPLLLLWAAAAGPGAGQEVQTENVTVAEGGVAEITCRLHQYDGSIVVIQNPARQTLFFNGTRALKDERFQLEEFSPRRVRIRLSDARLEDEGGYFCQLYTEDTHHQIATLTVLVAPENPVVEVREQAVEGGEVELSCLVPRSRPAATLRWYRDRKELKGVSSGQESGKVWSVASTVRFRVDRKDDGGIVICEAQNQALPSGHSKQTQYVLDVQYSPTARIHASQAVVREGDTLVLTCAVTGNPRPNQIRWNRGNESLPERAEAVGETLTLPGLVSADNGTYTCEASNKHGHARALYVLVVYDPGAVVEAQTSVPYAIVGGILALLVFLIICVLVGMVWCSVRQKGSYLTHEASGLDEQGEAREAFLNGSDGHKRKEEFFI; this is translated from the exons GGGCGGGACAGGAAGTACAGACAGAGAATGTGACAGTGGCTGAGGGTGGAGTGGCTGAGATCACCTGCCGTCTGCACCAGTATGATGGGTCCATAGTTGTCATCCAGAACCCAGCCCGGCAGACCCTCTTCTTCAATGGCACCCGCG CCCTGAAGGACGAGCGTTTCCAGCTCGAGGAGTTCTCCCCTCGCCGGGTGCGGATCCGGCTCTCAGATGCCCGTCTGGAGGACGAGGGGGGCTACTTCTGCCAGCTCTACACGGAGGACACCCACCACCAGATTGCCACGCTCACTGTCCTAG TGGCCCCGGAGAATCCCGTGGTGGAGGTCCGGGAGCAGGCGGTGGAGGGCGGCGAGGTGGAGCTCAGCTGCCTGGTTCCGCGGTCCCGCCCGGCCGCCACCCTGCGCTGGTACCGGGACCGAAAGGAGCTGAAAG gggtgaGCAGCGGCCAGGAAAGCGGCAAGGTCTGGAGTGTGGCGAGCACAGTGCGGTTTCGTGTGGACCGCAAGGACGACGGCGGCATCGTCATCTGCGAGGCCCAGAACCAGGCGCTGCCCTCAGGACACAGCAAGCAGACGCAGTACGTGCTGGACGTGCAGT ACTCCCCCACGGCCCGGATCCATGCCTCCCAAGCTGTGGTGAGGGAGGGAGACACGCTGGTGTTGACATGTGCTGTCACCGGGAACCCCAG GCCAAATCAGATCCGCTGGAACCGTGGGAATGAATCTTTGCCCGAGAGGGCCGAGGCCGTGGGGGAGACGCTTACGTTGCCCGGCCTGGTATCAGCGGATAACGGCACCTACACTTGCGAGGCGTCCAACAAGCACGGCCACGCGAGGGCGCTCTATGTTCTCGTGGTCTACG ACCCCGGTGCGGTGGTAGAGGCGCAGACGTCGGTTCCCTACGCCATTGTGGGCGGCATCCTGGCACTACTGGTGTTTCTGATCATATGTGTGCTAGTGGGCATGGTCTGGTGCTCCGTACGGCAGAAGG GTTCCTATCTGACCCACGAAGCCAGTGGCTTGGATGAGCAGGGAGAAGCAAGAGAAGCCTTCCTCAATGGCAGCGATGGACACAAGAGGAAAGAAGAATTCTTCATCtga